One part of the Salinivirga cyanobacteriivorans genome encodes these proteins:
- a CDS encoding ABC transporter permease translates to MIWFIAWRNIWRNRTRSLIIMIAIIIGIFAGTFASALMRGMMEQRVENVINTELSHIQFHHPDFFKLKEPEKYMDNLPEKLAVIDSTKGVEAHSERIIISSMVSSAETGSGVQLSGVNPAKEKKVTNIHEQIIAGDYFEEGKAKRIVIGKKLAEKLKVKVKSKVVLTFQALDDTLVYEGFKVAGIFETVNSTYDETHAFVRYNELAKALEMPQNTCHEIAVLMENNEAVDSTKINFAKAFPGLDVQSWTDLSPEMQVLTKSMELMTYIFIGIILLALLFSIINTMLMVVLERTKEIGMLMSVGMNKLRVFTMILLESVYLSGFAGIIGIVIGYGTAKFTSVSGIDLTGLYGEGLRNYGYDPVIFPDIDFPMVINITLMVLLTGVVASLVPARKALKLNPAEAVRTDM, encoded by the coding sequence ATGATTTGGTTTATAGCATGGCGAAATATATGGAGAAACCGTACCAGGAGTCTCATAATTATGATCGCTATTATAATAGGAATTTTTGCAGGAACTTTTGCGTCAGCATTAATGAGGGGGATGATGGAACAGCGGGTCGAGAATGTTATCAATACAGAGTTGTCCCATATTCAGTTTCACCATCCTGATTTTTTTAAGCTAAAAGAACCTGAAAAGTACATGGATAATTTGCCTGAAAAGCTTGCTGTAATTGATTCTACGAAAGGAGTTGAGGCTCATTCAGAGCGCATTATTATTAGCAGCATGGTCAGTTCCGCAGAAACCGGTTCAGGTGTTCAATTGAGTGGTGTCAATCCTGCTAAAGAAAAAAAAGTTACAAATATACATGAACAAATTATAGCCGGAGACTACTTTGAAGAAGGAAAAGCAAAACGCATTGTAATTGGAAAGAAATTGGCCGAGAAACTAAAAGTTAAGGTAAAATCAAAAGTAGTGCTGACTTTTCAGGCACTTGACGATACCCTGGTATATGAAGGGTTTAAAGTGGCCGGAATATTCGAAACTGTAAATTCCACTTATGATGAAACACATGCTTTTGTTAGGTATAATGAGTTGGCTAAAGCACTCGAAATGCCTCAAAATACCTGTCATGAAATAGCTGTGTTAATGGAAAATAATGAAGCGGTTGACTCAACAAAAATAAATTTTGCAAAAGCTTTTCCTGGCCTCGATGTGCAATCCTGGACAGACTTGTCACCTGAGATGCAGGTGCTGACTAAAAGCATGGAACTTATGACCTATATTTTTATTGGTATTATTTTGCTTGCACTGCTTTTCAGCATTATAAATACAATGCTCATGGTTGTGCTGGAGCGCACAAAAGAAATAGGTATGCTTATGAGTGTTGGAATGAATAAGCTTCGTGTATTTACTATGATTTTACTTGAAAGTGTTTACCTGTCTGGATTTGCCGGAATAATTGGTATCGTAATAGGTTATGGAACAGCAAAATTTACCTCAGTTAGTGGTATTGATTTGACCGGGCTATATGGTGAGGGGTTAAGGAATTATGGCTATGACCCCGTTATATTTCCTGATATTGATTTTCCAATGGTCATAAACATTACTTTAATGGTGTTGCTAACCGGTGTGGTTGCTTCCTTAGTGCCGGCTCGTAAGGCTTTGAAGCTAAATCCGGCAGAAGCAGTTAGAACAGATATGTAA
- a CDS encoding ABC transporter permease: MKDLRMAWRNLWRNKRRTLITVMSIFFGVVLSTMMGSMQEGIYGSMIDNVVKTYSGHVQIQHKDYNAHKSINNTIDQTDGLLDSVLNIAHVKAAVPRLKSYTLISNGDKTRGGMLIGIDPEKENNLTGLKQWVVKGSYLQKGDQGLLIAKNLAKHLEAELGDTIILMSQGYHGASAAGLYPVRGILEFPTPELNSMGVYLDLETTRQFFYAYGKMTEIALLADDYEDVPTIEKELYDVFDGRYNYLSWKELSPELVQFINSDKASGVLMKAILYLVIGFGILGTIMMMMAERRREMGVMVAVGMQKYRLGKIIWYETMMIGFIGVIAGFVFSLPLVGWFSANPIPITGEYGAAYEQFGMEPLLYFKLSASVFLNQALIVFFITFGISAYPYQLVRRLNAIEAIRG, encoded by the coding sequence ATGAAGGATTTGAGAATGGCATGGCGAAATTTGTGGCGTAACAAACGTCGTACATTAATAACCGTAATGTCAATATTTTTTGGGGTTGTTTTAAGTACCATGATGGGCTCTATGCAGGAAGGCATATATGGCAGCATGATCGACAATGTTGTAAAAACCTATTCGGGTCACGTACAAATTCAGCATAAGGATTACAATGCACATAAAAGTATTAATAATACAATTGACCAAACCGACGGATTACTTGATTCTGTTTTGAATATTGCTCATGTTAAGGCTGCAGTTCCCAGGCTTAAAAGTTATACCCTTATTTCAAATGGAGATAAAACCAGGGGAGGGATGCTAATAGGTATTGATCCTGAAAAAGAGAATAACCTTACCGGACTTAAACAGTGGGTTGTGAAAGGCTCATACTTGCAGAAAGGTGATCAGGGATTATTAATAGCAAAAAACCTCGCAAAACATCTCGAAGCTGAATTGGGCGATACCATTATTTTAATGAGTCAGGGATACCATGGAGCCAGTGCTGCCGGGCTTTATCCTGTGCGTGGAATTCTTGAGTTTCCGACACCGGAGCTCAACAGCATGGGCGTGTACCTGGATTTGGAAACCACACGGCAGTTCTTTTATGCATATGGGAAAATGACCGAAATCGCCTTGTTGGCAGACGATTATGAAGATGTACCCACAATAGAAAAAGAATTGTATGATGTATTCGATGGTCGTTACAACTATTTGTCATGGAAAGAGCTGTCTCCTGAATTAGTACAGTTTATTAATTCCGATAAGGCTAGTGGTGTACTTATGAAAGCCATTCTATATCTCGTAATTGGGTTTGGCATACTGGGCACCATAATGATGATGATGGCCGAAAGGCGTAGAGAAATGGGTGTTATGGTCGCTGTAGGTATGCAAAAATACCGCCTTGGCAAAATTATTTGGTACGAAACCATGATGATTGGTTTTATTGGTGTTATAGCAGGTTTTGTTTTTAGTTTGCCGCTGGTAGGATGGTTTAGTGCAAACCCTATTCCCATTACCGGAGAATATGGTGCAGCCTATGAACAGTTTGGAATGGAGCCATTGCTTTATTTTAAACTCTCCGCCAGTGTGTTCCTAAATCAGGCACTGATAGTATTCTTCATAACTTTTGGTATATCTGCATATCCATACCAATTAGTTCGGAGATTAAACGCAATTGAGGCCATTCGTGGTTAA
- a CDS encoding outer membrane lipoprotein-sorting protein, producing MTFKTITRTVTFCMLILISNPFLAQDQHAKEIVEKSDQLMQGDSYISTMTMKIVRHTWERTVVFKNWGKGRDLAMTYIKAPAAEKGQSFLKRGNEMWTWNPKINRLIKLPPSMLSQGWMGSDYTNDDILKESSIVKDYNHTVVNVENYEGYDCWVIEMNPKEDAAVVWGKIISHIAKDKFFPLKVEYFNEDDELVKSHLNSDIKRMDNREIPTKTIVQPADTPNKKTIVIVDQIDFNMKLSDQFFSQQNMKRIR from the coding sequence ATGACCTTTAAAACAATCACTCGCACCGTTACATTTTGTATGCTGATCCTCATATCAAACCCATTTTTAGCCCAGGATCAACATGCAAAAGAGATTGTGGAAAAATCGGACCAGCTAATGCAGGGTGACTCCTACATTAGTACCATGACCATGAAAATTGTAAGACACACATGGGAACGTACTGTCGTGTTCAAAAATTGGGGTAAAGGCCGCGATCTGGCCATGACCTATATTAAAGCTCCGGCCGCAGAGAAAGGACAGAGCTTTTTAAAGCGTGGTAATGAAATGTGGACATGGAATCCAAAAATTAACAGACTAATAAAGTTGCCTCCTTCCATGCTATCACAAGGCTGGATGGGATCTGATTACACAAACGATGATATCCTGAAAGAATCAAGCATCGTGAAGGATTATAATCATACTGTTGTGAATGTCGAAAACTATGAGGGATATGATTGCTGGGTTATTGAAATGAATCCTAAAGAGGATGCTGCAGTGGTTTGGGGGAAAATCATTAGTCACATAGCAAAAGATAAATTTTTCCCACTTAAAGTAGAGTACTTTAATGAAGATGATGAATTGGTTAAAAGCCACTTAAATTCAGATATAAAGCGAATGGATAATCGCGAAATTCCAACCAAAACAATTGTACAACCCGCTGATACACCTAACAAGAAAACAATTGTAATAGTGGATCAAATAGATTTTAATATGAAATTAAGTGATCAGTTTTTTTCACAACAAAATATGAAAAGAATACGATAA
- a CDS encoding TetR/AcrR family transcriptional regulator yields the protein MKSKKEKIVDTAIKLFAEQGFHNTSISKVAEVAGVSKGLMYNYFESKDELFKHIFDLGAEKLTENFDPNRDGVLTKEELIYYLHDIFYKMQKDREYWILFFTVVMQPGIREIVLDRTHEIIAHMMEELTAYFTEKGCEEPEAQTRYFISVMDGVGMHYLLDPEGFPIKKVVQKIIKEFV from the coding sequence ATGAAAAGTAAAAAGGAGAAAATAGTTGATACTGCAATTAAGCTTTTTGCTGAGCAAGGTTTTCATAACACCTCGATCAGTAAAGTTGCAGAAGTAGCAGGGGTTTCGAAAGGGTTGATGTACAATTATTTCGAAAGCAAAGACGAGCTGTTTAAACACATCTTTGATCTTGGGGCTGAAAAGTTGACCGAGAATTTTGATCCGAATCGCGATGGGGTACTGACCAAAGAAGAGCTTATCTATTATTTACATGACATTTTCTATAAAATGCAAAAAGACCGGGAGTATTGGATACTATTTTTCACAGTAGTGATGCAACCCGGAATTCGTGAAATTGTGTTGGATCGGACCCATGAAATTATAGCTCACATGATGGAAGAACTGACTGCTTATTTTACTGAAAAAGGTTGCGAAGAGCCCGAAGCACAAACCCGCTATTTTATTTCGGTAATGGATGGTGTGGGTATGCATTACCTGCTCGATCCGGAGGGATTTCCCATTAAAAAAGTAGTTCAAAAAATAATTAAAGAATTTGTTTAA
- a CDS encoding T9SS type A sorting domain-containing protein has translation MNASFKFLLTLIFLATINISLQAQFDYFNGSPDFLFSEEGKYGTGLGIADMNNDGWKDIIVANGNDIIRDRVQIYFNQGDGTFPAAPDWESDDVDFHGHLAVGDLDKNGWNDIVVSVYLGASGFSAPGELKIYFNSDSGISNTAGFISEPFYTFSCALGDADNDGDLDIAATGGESYNSIFDHGRIFINQDGSFNDSATWKTNDTACSYDVDFADFNQDGFMDIVYGSNGFNSKIYLTDSTGAINKIHAWENSENDLLVNSLDVGFIDENSYPDVVFTNNNQEGGDGKMKIYLFGEGTLPPNSLASWESNQWNYQSGVYLYDINNDNKLDLISGGWWESLRIYYGVDSGFSAMPDYTFTRESVVEAILMADLGKEQIIHVTDTIVVSQDSVSVLYMSKKPVEQLLTVEHNSTVLDYNDYCFVPGKNWISTKINIPQNDTIIIHYTHSPYADMVVSNWDVKNFIFYNQMADSVGLNKNNAVSSIEVYPNPAKKYIIVKSIKPNKSAHAELVNLKGQVIRNWPLHGNTPYQLNLKGISSGIYILRIQNHAGYLSRKIIIQ, from the coding sequence ATGAATGCATCATTTAAATTTCTCCTGACCCTTATTTTTCTGGCCACCATAAACATTAGTCTACAGGCACAGTTCGATTACTTTAATGGAAGTCCCGATTTTTTATTCTCGGAAGAAGGAAAATATGGAACGGGGCTGGGTATCGCCGATATGAACAATGATGGTTGGAAAGACATCATAGTAGCCAATGGAAATGATATTATTCGTGACAGGGTACAGATATATTTTAACCAGGGCGACGGGACCTTTCCTGCTGCGCCGGATTGGGAATCAGATGATGTAGACTTCCATGGGCACCTGGCTGTAGGAGATCTGGACAAAAATGGGTGGAACGATATTGTAGTAAGCGTTTATCTTGGCGCCTCGGGTTTCTCTGCGCCCGGAGAATTGAAGATATACTTTAACAGCGATTCGGGCATATCAAACACAGCGGGTTTCATTTCAGAACCCTTCTACACCTTCAGCTGCGCACTTGGCGATGCAGATAATGATGGCGACCTTGATATTGCTGCCACAGGAGGCGAATCATACAATAGTATATTCGATCATGGAAGAATATTCATCAATCAGGATGGAAGTTTTAATGACTCTGCAACCTGGAAAACAAATGATACAGCTTGTAGCTATGATGTGGATTTTGCTGATTTCAATCAAGATGGTTTTATGGACATTGTATATGGAAGCAATGGATTTAACAGCAAAATTTACCTGACAGATTCCACAGGCGCTATCAATAAAATACATGCCTGGGAAAATAGTGAAAATGATTTACTGGTGAATTCCCTGGATGTTGGATTCATTGATGAAAACAGCTATCCGGATGTTGTGTTTACCAATAACAATCAGGAAGGTGGAGATGGTAAAATGAAAATATACCTATTTGGGGAAGGTACCCTTCCTCCGAATAGCCTTGCAAGCTGGGAATCAAACCAATGGAACTACCAGTCTGGTGTCTATTTATACGACATCAACAATGATAACAAGCTTGATCTCATATCAGGCGGGTGGTGGGAATCGTTGAGAATATACTATGGAGTGGACTCCGGTTTTAGTGCTATGCCGGATTATACATTCACCAGAGAATCGGTTGTTGAGGCTATTTTAATGGCTGACCTGGGAAAAGAACAAATTATTCATGTTACGGATACCATTGTAGTATCGCAAGACTCTGTATCGGTTTTATACATGAGCAAAAAACCTGTTGAGCAACTTTTGACTGTTGAGCATAACTCCACCGTCCTGGATTATAATGATTACTGTTTTGTGCCCGGCAAAAATTGGATTAGCACAAAAATCAATATTCCCCAAAATGACACCATTATAATTCATTACACACACAGTCCTTATGCCGATATGGTTGTTTCTAACTGGGATGTGAAAAATTTCATTTTCTACAATCAAATGGCAGATAGTGTAGGTCTGAATAAGAATAATGCAGTCAGCTCAATTGAAGTTTACCCAAACCCGGCAAAAAAATATATAATCGTAAAAAGCATTAAACCAAATAAATCTGCCCATGCCGAACTTGTCAACCTCAAGGGACAGGTTATTCGAAACTGGCCACTTCATGGAAACACTCCATACCAATTAAACCTAAAAGGAATTTCAAGCGGAATTTATATCCTTAGAATACAAAACCATGCTGGTTACCTGAGCAGAAAGATCATTATTCAATAA
- a CDS encoding Na+/H+ antiporter NhaC family protein: MIRLLVLSFLVLLISPILNAQCELNNLTNTEDFAIEWPGFIIQDIPASIEIRPKRSGDTIIVIFPSGKTKKVVGEDGHYELHFTKSGIYKAQFGGKHFKEKLRVMPLWYSILPPLIAILFAMLFKEVLTALLIGLLSGTAAITWYSGDSHFGTAFVKGFFDIIDNRVIHTIADSGHASVIVFSLMIGAVVQIIRKNGGMRGLVKRLARKISTQRKGMFFTWFMGVLIFFDDYANTLVVGNTVRPVTDRLKISREKLAYIVDSTAAPVACLAFVTTWIGVELSYIQEGLNQLATDISPYQLFLQSLPYRFYPFLALIFILFMIYLRRDFGPMHTAEVKAKKLDFNNSEAIVKADKDIQTSHWLNAIIPVAIIIFGTFTGLVITGYDSSVWGDEGLSFMRQLSLTIGESDAFKALLWSSMLAVLVAFFMSVAQKLLTLRQSSDAIIDGFRSMLSAIVILILAWSLASITQELHTAQFLAGILSSLKSLPGLLPAITFILGALVAFSTGSSWGTMAILYPLLMPVTWKIGEMAGMPIPEINLLLAQMVSGILAGAVLGDHCSPISDTTILSSLASDCDHIEHVRTQMPYALTVGGTALFIGLVPLIWKVSPWITYPVSIASLYLIMRFFGKKVA; this comes from the coding sequence ATGATTAGGCTGCTAGTTCTATCTTTTCTTGTTTTACTCATCTCACCTATTCTAAACGCTCAATGTGAGTTAAATAATCTTACAAATACAGAAGATTTTGCAATTGAATGGCCCGGTTTTATTATTCAGGATATCCCGGCTTCTATTGAAATAAGGCCTAAAAGGTCAGGCGATACTATTATAGTTATTTTCCCTTCAGGCAAAACAAAAAAAGTAGTTGGTGAAGATGGTCACTATGAATTGCACTTCACGAAGTCAGGTATATACAAGGCTCAATTTGGAGGTAAACATTTCAAGGAAAAACTTCGTGTCATGCCCCTTTGGTATTCCATATTACCACCATTGATTGCCATTTTGTTTGCCATGCTTTTTAAAGAGGTGCTCACGGCGCTTTTAATCGGTTTGCTTAGCGGAACAGCTGCAATTACCTGGTATTCAGGAGACAGCCATTTTGGAACTGCCTTTGTCAAGGGTTTTTTCGATATTATTGATAATCGGGTTATTCATACCATAGCAGATTCAGGTCATGCATCGGTTATTGTTTTCTCGCTGATGATTGGAGCCGTGGTTCAGATCATACGAAAAAATGGTGGCATGCGAGGGCTTGTAAAGCGCCTTGCGCGCAAAATTAGCACACAACGAAAAGGTATGTTTTTCACGTGGTTTATGGGAGTGCTCATATTTTTTGATGATTACGCCAATACACTGGTAGTGGGTAATACAGTTAGGCCCGTTACAGACCGTTTGAAAATTTCCCGTGAGAAACTGGCCTATATTGTCGACTCCACGGCAGCCCCTGTAGCCTGCCTGGCATTTGTGACTACATGGATAGGTGTCGAACTTAGTTATATACAGGAGGGATTGAATCAATTGGCAACCGATATTAGCCCTTATCAATTGTTTTTGCAATCATTGCCGTATCGTTTCTATCCGTTTCTTGCATTAATTTTTATTTTGTTCATGATCTATTTACGGCGAGATTTTGGCCCCATGCATACCGCGGAGGTGAAGGCAAAGAAATTGGATTTCAATAATAGTGAGGCTATTGTAAAAGCTGACAAAGATATACAGACCTCCCACTGGCTGAATGCAATCATTCCTGTAGCTATTATCATTTTCGGAACTTTTACCGGACTCGTTATTACCGGCTACGATTCATCGGTGTGGGGTGACGAAGGTCTATCCTTCATGAGACAGTTAAGTTTAACCATCGGAGAGTCTGATGCCTTTAAAGCATTGCTTTGGTCCTCCATGCTAGCCGTTTTGGTGGCCTTTTTTATGAGTGTGGCTCAAAAGTTACTCACATTACGGCAGTCTTCCGATGCCATTATTGATGGCTTCCGGTCCATGCTGAGCGCCATTGTCATTTTGATATTGGCCTGGTCGTTGGCCTCTATCACACAGGAGTTGCATACCGCACAATTTCTGGCAGGAATACTTTCATCTTTGAAATCACTGCCCGGATTATTACCCGCTATAACCTTTATTTTAGGCGCATTAGTTGCTTTCTCAACGGGTTCATCCTGGGGTACTATGGCTATTCTATATCCTTTATTGATGCCTGTTACATGGAAAATTGGAGAGATGGCCGGTATGCCCATACCAGAAATCAACCTCTTACTGGCTCAAATGGTATCGGGAATTCTTGCCGGAGCCGTTTTGGGTGATCATTGCAGTCCGATAAGCGATACTACAATTCTGAGCTCGCTGGCCAGCGATTGCGATCATATTGAACACGTTAGAACCCAAATGCCTTACGCCCTTACCGTAGGTGGCACAGCACTGTTCATAGGGTTGGTTCCACTTATTTGGAAAGTTTCGCCGTGGATTACCTACCCGGTAAGCATCGCGTCTCTTTATTTAATTATGCGATTTTTTGGTAAGAAAGTCGCATGA
- a CDS encoding GumC family protein: MQDNQQHNISIKEETIDIKKYLWLIIRNWFWFTSAILIGLGSAYIINRYSDPIYRVSMTIIVEDEEGSGYYGNSNNLIEGFDLFQQGKKIENEIAILRSYNLTKKAIQELNFDISYFGLGRIRERPRYFLNEFYVELDTAHNQTFYTPVVITPDGVKGYQLEIESYDVDQYMKYGEVYESDLFRFRIMINDSVAIQRPSHDQYYFYLNTTEGLTNRYRGKLSVEQTTEEGSVLRLSTAGPVPQKEIDYLNKLAEVYIRSGLEEKNKIAENTIDFIDDQLSGIVDSLKKAEQQLQNFRLANNIIDIEQEGNVLFEKLDQLQTEKARELVHRKYYRYLRQYVNKPDIDSELLAPTLVGVNDPVLASLVQQINRLYQEKQTIKFATKKTNPKLALINEQIKTTRQALVENVSSLMEKNDMLLSDLNERIGELNKEIKKLPVNERQLLNIQRKFNLNDNIYTYMLEKRAEAGIKKASNISDAKILDKARGSSVYMISPKYKMNYILGLIIGFLVPLVIILLKDFFNTKIVNKKDIEDNTNVPILGVVGHNALPSEFVVKDKPKSSLAESFRSVKTNLQYLLLDDQSKLINITSAMSGEGKTFSSINLAAVMAMTNKKTLLVGLDLRKPKIHYEFDIENTVGLSTYLIGKHEIDDILIETSTENLTIVPSGPTPVNPAKLLETERFQKFIDIIRERYDFIVFDTPPAAMVSDAIVLAKHADANVFVVRQNYSTKNALELINDLYKNNRLQNMSILVNDVKLKGYYGTYGYGYGYGYGYGYGYGYGYGYGYGDEYHEDDENGKISFKDRILMILNLKR; encoded by the coding sequence ATGCAAGATAATCAACAACATAATATATCCATAAAAGAGGAAACTATAGATATTAAGAAATATTTGTGGCTTATCATTAGAAACTGGTTTTGGTTTACATCAGCCATACTAATTGGACTTGGTAGTGCCTATATTATCAATCGCTACTCGGATCCGATTTACCGGGTCAGCATGACCATAATTGTTGAGGATGAAGAGGGAAGTGGATATTACGGAAATAGCAATAATCTGATAGAAGGATTTGATCTTTTTCAACAAGGGAAAAAAATTGAAAATGAAATTGCCATATTAAGATCATATAATCTCACCAAAAAAGCCATTCAGGAGCTTAATTTCGATATTAGCTATTTTGGTTTAGGACGAATTAGAGAGCGCCCCCGATATTTTCTTAATGAATTTTATGTTGAACTTGATACAGCACACAATCAAACTTTTTATACACCAGTAGTCATCACACCTGATGGTGTAAAAGGATACCAACTCGAAATAGAATCGTATGATGTAGATCAATATATGAAATATGGAGAGGTCTATGAAAGCGATCTGTTTCGATTTAGAATAATGATCAACGACTCAGTTGCTATTCAGCGACCCAGTCATGATCAATACTATTTTTATCTCAATACAACAGAAGGATTAACTAATCGCTATCGGGGCAAATTATCTGTAGAACAAACCACCGAAGAGGGTAGTGTGCTCAGGCTCTCAACGGCTGGGCCCGTCCCACAAAAGGAGATCGATTATTTGAATAAACTGGCAGAAGTTTATATTCGTTCCGGTTTGGAAGAAAAAAATAAGATTGCGGAAAATACCATCGACTTTATCGATGATCAATTGTCCGGAATTGTGGATTCATTAAAAAAAGCAGAACAACAGCTTCAAAATTTCAGGTTGGCCAATAATATTATTGATATTGAGCAGGAAGGTAATGTGCTTTTTGAAAAATTGGATCAATTGCAAACGGAAAAAGCTCGGGAGTTAGTGCATCGCAAATATTACAGATATTTGAGGCAGTATGTGAACAAACCCGATATAGATTCTGAATTATTGGCACCTACATTGGTTGGAGTCAATGATCCGGTTTTAGCAAGCCTTGTTCAGCAAATCAATAGGTTGTACCAGGAGAAACAAACAATTAAGTTCGCCACTAAAAAGACTAATCCCAAACTTGCGTTGATTAATGAACAAATTAAAACCACCAGGCAAGCACTTGTTGAAAATGTAAGCAGCTTGATGGAGAAAAACGATATGTTGCTTTCTGACCTGAACGAACGCATTGGAGAACTCAATAAGGAAATAAAAAAGCTGCCGGTTAATGAAAGACAACTTCTGAATATTCAACGGAAATTTAACCTAAACGATAATATTTACACCTACATGCTTGAGAAAAGGGCAGAAGCAGGAATAAAGAAAGCTTCAAATATAAGCGATGCCAAAATTCTTGATAAGGCCCGTGGTAGTAGTGTTTATATGATTAGCCCAAAATATAAAATGAATTATATTCTGGGACTGATCATTGGTTTTCTGGTTCCGCTGGTAATTATTTTACTTAAGGATTTCTTCAATACCAAAATTGTGAATAAAAAGGATATTGAAGATAATACAAACGTACCGATATTGGGTGTGGTTGGGCACAATGCATTACCATCAGAGTTTGTGGTGAAAGATAAGCCAAAATCTTCATTAGCTGAATCGTTCAGATCGGTAAAAACAAATTTGCAGTATTTGCTCCTCGATGATCAAAGTAAGCTGATTAATATTACCTCCGCCATGAGTGGGGAAGGCAAAACATTCTCCTCTATTAATCTAGCAGCGGTAATGGCAATGACCAACAAAAAAACACTTTTAGTTGGACTTGACTTAAGAAAACCCAAGATCCACTATGAGTTTGATATTGAAAATACTGTTGGTTTATCAACTTATCTGATAGGCAAGCATGAGATAGACGATATTCTCATAGAAACATCTACAGAAAACCTTACCATTGTTCCTTCCGGGCCCACCCCGGTGAATCCTGCAAAACTGCTTGAAACCGAGCGTTTCCAGAAGTTTATTGATATTATCCGGGAACGCTATGATTTTATTGTATTCGATACACCACCGGCAGCTATGGTGAGTGATGCAATAGTTTTGGCCAAGCATGCCGATGCCAATGTTTTTGTTGTACGGCAGAATTATTCTACTAAAAATGCCCTTGAATTAATTAATGACCTGTACAAGAACAACCGCCTGCAAAATATGAGTATTTTGGTCAACGATGTGAAGCTGAAGGGCTATTATGGAACTTATGGCTATGGTTATGGTTACGGCTATGGCTATGGCTATGGTTATGGTTATGGATACGGCTACGGCTACGGTGATGAGTATCACGAAGATGATGAAAACGGGAAAATATCTTTTAAAGATAGAATCCTGATGATACTGAACTTAAAACGGTAA
- a CDS encoding polysaccharide biosynthesis/export family protein gives MRVIFFLLIIVLFAQCTQYKNLVYLQQDESTTDSARLAAIDKYELRPGDLLHVRVFSPDPAINQMFNFESSDSRSNYNDISLYLNGFQINDSSHIELPVIGVIDLENKSMAEARKTIADSVNAYVSDASVRVKLLSYRVNIIGEVSQPGVKTVYRHQSNIFEVLGMAGDINPMGDRTEVEVFRQYEGKKLKVTIDLSQFSALSSPAYHIYPNDVIYVKPLKAKAFRENIPIISLSLTTITTFLLILNYFR, from the coding sequence ATGCGAGTCATATTTTTTCTCCTCATTATTGTATTGTTTGCACAGTGTACACAATACAAGAATTTAGTTTATCTTCAACAAGACGAGTCCACTACTGATTCAGCCCGGCTTGCCGCTATTGATAAGTATGAACTTCGTCCGGGTGATCTGCTTCATGTAAGAGTGTTTTCACCCGATCCGGCTATTAATCAGATGTTTAATTTTGAAAGTAGCGATAGCCGTTCCAATTATAATGATATTTCATTGTATTTGAATGGATTCCAGATAAATGACAGTAGCCACATTGAATTGCCGGTAATTGGAGTGATAGATCTGGAAAACAAAAGCATGGCAGAAGCACGGAAAACTATCGCTGACAGTGTTAATGCCTATGTTAGTGATGCTTCAGTCCGGGTTAAATTGTTAAGTTATAGGGTGAATATTATTGGCGAAGTTTCACAACCTGGAGTAAAAACTGTGTACAGACATCAATCCAACATATTTGAAGTACTGGGAATGGCAGGTGATATTAATCCAATGGGTGATCGTACTGAGGTTGAAGTATTTCGCCAATATGAAGGCAAAAAACTCAAAGTGACCATCGATCTATCTCAATTTAGTGCATTGAGCAGCCCGGCATACCATATCTACCCCAATGATGTTATTTATGTTAAGCCATTGAAAGCAAAGGCATTTAGGGAAAATATTCCAATTATATCATTATCGCTCACAACAATAACTACCTTCTTATTGATCTTAAATTATTTCAGATAG